One part of the Syngnathus acus chromosome 17, fSynAcu1.2, whole genome shotgun sequence genome encodes these proteins:
- the c17h5orf22 gene encoding UPF0489 protein C5orf22 homolog has translation MSFVQPARFYKHLPVWIVEDHHDVVCHIYRAIATRHLPMKNIKLIHLDSHPDLLIPVNLCADTVFEKDKLFSELSIENWIMPMVYAGHISCVAWLHPYWSQQIMEGEHKMTVGKDSSTTTIRVTSKDHYFLSDGLYVPEEQLENPKPFKLNVIKVNPVNHQQPFAEMKTEEDSETQLAKKPRRECPQVGDTSCSQLLPRTDIPDARQEQSCSVKRDCNDGNEEGSTSYVIERISTVLNQTEPYILDIDLDFFSCKNPFKELYTAEEYTILQELYSFRGPAPTANEEELNECVDHRIQQLEDLEAAFADLIEDDREEVVSRWVGKLGKACFVRLVSSLKSRNPHPDYELVHQAGLTCDSIELPHHISSDEEIDRLVSAVQRFLKHLPLPTLVTMSRSSLDEYCPVEQVDLVQCRILTVLEKQYGPLDIQKDYENTKTEVQDHQAQTP, from the exons ATGAGTTTTGTTCAACCAGCGCGGTTTTATAAACATCTGCCAGTATGGATCGTAGAGGACCACCACGAT GTGGTGTGCCATATATATCGTGCCATTGCAACAAGACATCTCCCCATGAAGAACATTAAGCTTATTCATTTAGACTCCCATCCAGATCTACTCATTCCTGTCAACTTGTGTGCTGATacagtttttgaaaaggaTAAATTGTTTAG tgaGTTGAGTATAGAAAACTGGATCATGCCCATGGTTTATGCTGGCCACATCTCTTGTGTGGCATGGCTACACCCATACTGGTCACAGCAAATCATGGAAGGGGAACACAAAATGACTGTTGGCAAAGATTCATCCACAACTACCATTAG GGTGACGAGTAAAGATCATTACTTCCTCAGTGATGGCTTGTATGTTCCAGAGGAGCAACTTGAAAACCCCAAACCCTTCAAATTAAATGTGATCAAAGTCAATCCTGTTAATCATCAGCAACCTTTTGCAG aaatgaaaacagagGAGGATTCTGAGACACAGCTTGCCAAGAAACCCAGAAGAGAATGTCCACAAGTTGGGGACACCAGTTGCTCTCAACTCCTTCCAAGAACTGATATACCAGATGCCAGGCAAGAACAAAGCTGCAGTGTAAAAAGAGATTGCAACGATGGAAATGAAGAAGGATCCACAAGTTATGTTATTGAAAGGATATCAACTGTCCTGAATCAAACAGAGCCGTACATCCTGGATATTGACTTAGATTTCTTCTCCTGTAAGAATCCATTCAAGGAACTATATACAGCG GAGGAATATACCATCCTTCAGGAACTCTACAGCTTCAGAGGACCTGCTCCGACTGCTAATGAG GAGGAACTTAATGAATGTGTTGATCATCGTATTCAACAGTTGGAAGACTTAGAAGCAGCATTTGCTGATCTGATAGAAGACGATCGAGAAGAGGTTGTTTCACGTTGGGTTGGCAAACTTGG AAAGGCGTGTTTTGTCCGCCTGGTTTCCAGTTTGAAGTCACGAAATCCTCACCCAGATTATGAATTG GTACATCAGGCAGGTTTAACCTGTGACTCCATCGAGTTGCCCCATCATATTAGCTCTGATGAAGAGATCGACAGACTTGTATCAGCTGTACAACGGTTTCTGAAGCACCTACCTTTACCTACTCTGGTGACAATGTCCAG ATCCAGTCTTGATGAATACTGCCCTGTAGAACAAGTGGATTTAGTCCAATGCAGAATACTGACTGTATTAGAAAAGCAGTATGGACCATTGGACATACAAAAGGACTATGAAAATACTAAGACGGAGGTTCAGGACCATCAAGCTCAGACCCCATAA
- the LOC119137423 gene encoding cytochrome P450 7A1: protein MIISIALIWAVLVGCCCILWLAVGTRRRQSGEPAVENGLIPYLGCALQFGANPLQFLRSRQKKYGHIFTCKIAGQYIHFLCDPFSYHSVIRQGRHLDWRKFHFATSVKAFGHDSFDPRHGHTTENLHQTFLKTLQGEALPSLIDSMMEHLQDVMLKSNTLSPSMDRWEVDGIFAFCYKVMFESGYLTLFGKDLGGDKCQARQAAQKALVLNALENFKEFDKIFPALVAGLPIHVFKSAYSARENLAKTMHAENLSKRENVSDLISMRMILNDSLSTFNDVSKARTHVALLWASQANTLPATFWSLFYMIRSPDAMKAAREEVQRVLEASGQTIKPSDPTLNLKRDQLDNMPVLDSIIKEAMRLSSASMNVRVAKEDFLLHLDNQEAYHIRKDDVIALYPPMLHYDPEIYEDPYEYKFDRFLDEIGQEKTTFYRNGRKLRYFYMPFGSGVTKCPGRLFAIYEIKQFLTLVLAYFEMELLDPAIKVPPLDQSRAGLGILQPTYDIDFRYKLKSNY from the exons ATGATAATAAGCATCGCTTTGATATGGGCAGTGCTGGTGGGGTGCTGCTGCATCCTTTGGCTGGCTGTGGGGACACGACGCAG GCAGTCTGGAGAGCCCGCAGTTGAAAATGGTTTGATACCATACCTTGGTTGTGCTCTGCAATTTGGGGCCAACCCTCTCCAGTTCCTCCGTAGCCGTCAGAAGAAGTATGGCCACATTTTCACCTGCAAGATTGCGGGCCAGTACATTCATTTCCTGTGTGACCCCTTCTCCTACCACTCAGTCATCAGACAAGGTAGACACTTGGACTGGAGGAAATTCCACTTTGCTACATCAGTAAAG GCATTTGGCCATGATAGTTTTGACCCTCGACATGGCCACACCACAGAAAATCTCCACCAAACTTTTTTGAAGACTTTGCAAGGTGAGGCATTGCCCTCGCTAATTGACAGCATGATGGAGCATCTCCAAGACGTAATGTTGAAGTCCAACACTCTCAGTCCCAGCATGGATCGCTGGGAAGTAGAtggcatttttgctttttgctaCAAG GTGATGTTTGAGTCAGGCTATCTTACATTGTTCGGTAAAGATCTTGGTGGGGATAAATGCCAAGCCCGGCAGGCAGCTCAGAAAGCCTTGGTGCTGAATGCGTTGGAAAATTTCAAGGAGTTTGACAAAATCTTCCCAGCTTTGGTGGCTGGCCTCCCTATTCATGTCTTTAAGAGTGCCTACAGTGCAAGAGAG AATCTAGCAAAAACAATGCATGCTGAAAACTTATCCAAGAGGGAGAATGTTTCGGATCTGATCTCTATGAGGATGATCCTTAACGATTCCTTATCTACCTTCAATGATGTAAGCAAGGCCAGAACTCATGTTGCACTGCTCTGGGCTTCACAGGCTAATACATTGCCTGCAACCTTTTGGAGTCTTTTTTACATGATAAG AAGTCCAGATGCAATGAAAGCAGCTCGTGAGGAGGTGCAAAGAGTTCTGGAGGCATCGGGTCAGACCATTAAGCCGAGTGACCCCACATTGAATCTGAAAAGGGACCAACTGGACAATATGCCTGTTTTGG ACAGTATCATAAAGGAAGCCATGCGTCTATCCAGTGCTTCCATGAACGTGCGAGTTGCCAAAGAGGACTTTTTACTTCACCTTGACAACCAGGAAGCATATCATATACGCAAAGATGATGTCATAGCCCTTTATCCTCCTATGCTGCACTACGATCCAGAAATCTATGAAGATCCCTAT GAATATAAATTTGACCGATTTCTGGATGAAATTGGTCAGGAGAAAACTACTTTCTATCGCAATGGCAGGAAATTACGCTACTTCTACATGCCCTTTGGATCTGGGGTCACCAAATGCCCTGGCAGATTATTTGCCATATATGAAATTAAGCAGTTCTTGACTTTAGTTCTGGCTTACTTCGAAATGGAACTTCTGGACCCTGCCATCAAAGTCCCACCTCTTGACCAGTCACGTGCTGGATTGGGAATCCTTCAACCAACATATGACATAGATTTTAGATACAAATTGAAATCTAACTATTAA
- the tmem70 gene encoding transmembrane protein 70, mitochondrial: MFNQSLGVICKENMLYSLNRMLRTRVCFITNSISTTCIAATRREAVWRVSNFGRPRINHLHAVRRSSLNLKYKTQSHTPASFLTTGTQSDDGNLIYTGSLRTAVLGVKLFSYSTSGASLCLMPQIFLKTGLGVQGLALQVAFCGIIGFFTFLTPVLLHFITKGYVIRLYHNPDLDTYTAVTYSVFLTEQRTVFHQKQVTTPAVSKMFTTFYANNTGLLVNPDLFLLPQDYNHLMGYDKPFTLKPDCMERP; encoded by the exons ATGTTCAATCAATCTTTAGGTGTCATTTGCAAGGAAAACATGCTTTATTCTCTTAATAGAATGTTAAGGACGCGTGTTTGTTTCATTACTAATTCGATCAGTACAACATGCATTGCTGCCACTCGACGTGAAGCCGTGTGGCGCGTGTCTAATTTCGGCCGACCGAGGATAAACCATCTCCATGCCGTCAGAAGGTCATCGCTTAATCTGAAATATAAG acaCAGTCTCACACTCCAGCGTCTTTTCTAACTACTGGGACCCAATCAGATGATGGGAATCTGATTTACACAGGCAGTCTGAGAACTGCAGTTCTTG GGGTGAAATTATTCTCTTACAGCACAAGTGGAGCCAGTCTCTGTCTCATGCCACAGATCTTCTTGAAAACCGGACTAGGAGTCCAGGGCCTTGCCCTGCAAGTGGCTTTCTGCGGTATTATCGGCTTCTTTACCTTCCTTACGCCTGTGCTCCTCCACTTCATTACCAAGGGTTACGTAATCCGTCTGTACCACAACCCAGACCTGGACACTTATACTGCGGTAACCTACAGTGTTTTCCTCACGGAGCAAAGGACAGTATTTCACCAGAAGCAGGTCACTACACCAGCTGTCAGCAAGATGTTCACCACCTTCTACGCCAACAACACAGGGCTGCTAGTGAACCCTGACTTGTTTCTTCTCCCTCAGGATTACAACCACCTTATGGGC